The Cellulophaga sp. L1A9 genome window below encodes:
- a CDS encoding NAD(P)-dependent oxidoreductase, whose protein sequence is MKFGIIRERKNPPDRRVVLSPEACQKLVTKHPEAKITIEPSPIRTYADEDYTSLGLSLSSDMTDCDVLLGVKEVPIEDLIPNKKYFFFSHTIKKQPYNRELLQAFLDKNIEMYDHEVITNEKGQRLVAFGRYAGIVGAYNGFRAYGLKYEQFTLPKAETLTDQQALIAALHSIKLPAIKILLTGKGRVGNGAKEMLDAMGLTKVTVADYLSKSFEEPVYCQIDASEYNKRKDGVRGNKAEFFKNPELYQSNFVRFTKVTDFFIAGHFYGTGAPYLFTKEDAKHEDFSIKVVADVSCDIDGPVATTIRPSTIADPIYGYDPITQSEVDFKNPNAIAVMAVDNLPCELPRDASEGFGEAFLKNVIPAFFNNDQNGVLERARMTQNGKLTERYAYLQDYVDGKE, encoded by the coding sequence ATGAAATTCGGAATTATTAGAGAGCGTAAAAATCCACCAGATAGAAGAGTGGTTTTATCCCCAGAGGCATGTCAGAAATTAGTAACTAAACACCCTGAAGCAAAAATTACGATAGAGCCCTCGCCAATTAGAACCTATGCCGATGAAGATTACACAAGCTTAGGGCTAAGCTTAAGTTCAGACATGACAGATTGTGATGTTCTTTTAGGAGTAAAAGAAGTGCCAATTGAAGATTTAATTCCGAATAAAAAATATTTTTTCTTTTCTCATACCATAAAAAAACAACCTTACAATCGAGAGCTTTTACAAGCTTTTCTTGATAAGAATATTGAAATGTATGATCATGAAGTCATCACCAATGAAAAGGGGCAACGCTTGGTGGCTTTTGGCAGATACGCTGGGATTGTAGGCGCTTATAATGGATTTAGGGCTTACGGGCTTAAATATGAGCAATTTACATTGCCGAAAGCAGAAACACTTACGGACCAGCAAGCATTAATAGCTGCATTACATAGCATTAAACTGCCTGCTATAAAAATACTTCTAACAGGAAAAGGAAGAGTAGGGAATGGCGCAAAAGAAATGTTAGATGCTATGGGGCTTACTAAAGTTACGGTGGCAGATTATTTGTCAAAATCTTTTGAGGAACCGGTATACTGCCAAATTGATGCTTCTGAGTACAACAAAAGAAAAGATGGTGTTCGTGGTAATAAAGCTGAATTTTTCAAGAACCCAGAACTGTATCAATCTAATTTTGTACGTTTTACTAAGGTGACAGATTTTTTCATTGCAGGGCACTTTTATGGTACCGGTGCACCATATCTATTCACTAAAGAAGATGCAAAACATGAAGATTTTAGTATTAAAGTAGTGGCAGATGTAAGTTGTGATATTGACGGTCCCGTGGCAACGACCATTAGACCTTCAACCATTGCAGACCCTATTTACGGGTATGACCCCATTACACAATCTGAGGTAGATTTTAAAAATCCTAATGCTATTGCTGTTATGGCAGTAGATAACTTACCTTGTGAATTACCTCGTGATGCTAGTGAGGGTTTTGGAGAAGCCTTTCTTAAAAATGTTATTCCAGCGTTCTTTAATAACGACCAAAACGGAGTTCTGGAAAGAGCAAGAATGACACAAAACGGAAAGCTTACGGAGCGTTATGCATATTTGCAAGATTATGTAGATGGAAAAGAGTAG
- a CDS encoding DUF2809 domain-containing protein, whose protein sequence is MKFIFNKIHFTFFILIFGVEIAIAYYLKTGFIRHTVGDFLVVILIYCFFRSFIKTNPLYIAMVTLVLSYTVEFLQRTSFLQILSLDQNKWANLIFGNSFSIQDLVAYTLGVLAVTFIDIKKSN, encoded by the coding sequence ATGAAATTCATTTTTAACAAAATTCACTTTACATTTTTTATTCTAATTTTTGGCGTTGAAATTGCCATTGCTTATTACTTAAAAACAGGCTTTATTCGGCATACCGTAGGAGACTTTCTCGTGGTCATCCTCATCTATTGTTTCTTCAGAAGTTTTATAAAAACCAATCCACTGTACATTGCAATGGTAACACTAGTTCTTTCTTATACGGTTGAGTTTCTGCAACGAACCTCTTTTTTACAGATCTTAAGCTTGGATCAAAATAAGTGGGCCAACTTAATTTTTGGCAATAGCTTTAGCATTCAGGATTTAGTGGCCTATACGCTGGGGGTACTTGCGGTAACTTTTATAGATATCAAAAAATCAAATTAA
- the acs gene encoding acetate--CoA ligase, translated as MSNYHIKHLEEYYQVYRKSVRNPESFWEEIAEEHFLWRKKWDKVLSWDFKKPEVKWFEGAKLNITENCIDRHLATRGDKTAILFEPNDPKEAAQHITYKDLYHRVNKLANVLKAKGVRKGDRVCIYLPMIPELAVSILACARIGAIHSVVFAGFSSIALATRINDSDCKMVITSDGSYRGVKSIDLKGIVDEALEDCKGVKTVLVVKRIDTDIFMKEGRDEWLQPLLDDASDELVATVMDAEDPLFILYTSGSTGMPKGMVHSTAGYMVYTAYTFKNVFQYRENDIYWCTADIGWITGHSYIVYGPLANGATTVMFEGVPSYPDYGRFWEIVEKHKITQFYTAPTAIRALAKEGVAYVDTHDLSSLKVLGTVGEPINEEAWHWYDDNVGKRKSPIVDTWWQTETGGIMITPIPFCTPTKPTYATLPFIGVQPTLMDESGNEIKGNQAEGRLCIKFPWPSIARTIWGNHQRYKDTYFSAYENMYFTGDGALRDEVGYYRITGRVDDVIIVSGHNLGTAPIEDAINEHPAVSESAIVGFPHDVKGNALYGYVTLKETGESRNHDNLRKEINQIITEQIGPIAKLDKIQFTNGLPKTRSGKIMRRILRKIASKDTSNLGDTSTLLNPECVQEIMDNVL; from the coding sequence ATGAGTAATTATCATATAAAACATTTAGAAGAGTATTATCAAGTATATAGAAAGTCCGTACGTAATCCTGAATCATTTTGGGAGGAAATAGCAGAAGAACATTTCTTGTGGCGTAAAAAATGGGACAAGGTGCTAAGCTGGGATTTTAAGAAACCAGAAGTAAAATGGTTTGAAGGTGCAAAATTGAATATTACAGAGAACTGTATCGATAGACATTTGGCAACCAGAGGAGATAAAACGGCAATTTTATTTGAGCCCAATGATCCGAAAGAAGCGGCACAACATATTACGTACAAAGATTTATATCATCGGGTTAATAAACTTGCGAATGTATTAAAAGCCAAAGGGGTTAGAAAAGGAGATCGGGTTTGTATTTACCTGCCTATGATCCCAGAATTGGCAGTTTCTATATTAGCTTGTGCTCGGATAGGAGCCATACATTCTGTGGTATTTGCGGGTTTTTCTTCTATAGCCTTGGCAACGAGAATTAATGATTCCGATTGTAAAATGGTCATCACATCTGATGGGTCCTATAGAGGTGTTAAATCCATCGATTTAAAAGGGATTGTAGATGAAGCTTTAGAAGATTGTAAGGGTGTAAAAACTGTTTTGGTCGTAAAGCGTATTGATACAGATATTTTTATGAAAGAAGGGCGTGATGAATGGCTTCAGCCTTTGTTAGACGATGCTTCCGATGAACTAGTGGCAACTGTTATGGATGCAGAAGACCCTTTGTTTATTTTGTATACTTCGGGTTCTACAGGAATGCCAAAAGGAATGGTGCACAGTACTGCTGGGTATATGGTGTATACGGCGTATACCTTTAAAAATGTATTTCAATACAGAGAGAATGATATTTATTGGTGTACAGCAGATATTGGATGGATCACGGGACATAGTTATATCGTGTACGGGCCTTTAGCAAATGGCGCAACCACAGTGATGTTTGAAGGGGTACCTAGTTACCCTGATTATGGGCGCTTTTGGGAAATTGTAGAAAAACATAAAATTACGCAATTTTATACGGCACCTACAGCAATAAGAGCTTTGGCAAAAGAAGGCGTGGCGTATGTAGATACGCATGATTTGTCTTCCTTAAAAGTATTAGGGACGGTAGGAGAACCTATAAATGAAGAAGCGTGGCATTGGTATGATGATAATGTAGGAAAGCGAAAGTCGCCAATTGTAGATACGTGGTGGCAAACAGAAACAGGAGGGATTATGATTACCCCAATTCCATTTTGCACCCCAACGAAACCAACCTATGCCACCTTACCGTTTATTGGGGTTCAACCAACCTTAATGGATGAAAGTGGTAACGAAATAAAAGGGAATCAGGCCGAAGGCCGTTTGTGTATAAAATTCCCTTGGCCGAGTATCGCAAGAACTATTTGGGGGAATCACCAAAGGTATAAAGACACTTATTTTTCTGCCTATGAAAATATGTATTTTACAGGTGATGGAGCACTTAGGGATGAGGTAGGATATTATAGAATAACAGGGCGTGTAGATGATGTTATTATTGTTTCGGGACATAACTTGGGTACAGCGCCTATAGAAGATGCCATTAATGAGCACCCTGCAGTTTCAGAAAGTGCCATCGTAGGCTTTCCTCACGATGTAAAAGGGAATGCATTATACGGTTATGTAACCTTAAAAGAAACCGGAGAAAGTAGAAATCATGATAATTTGAGAAAAGAAATAAATCAAATCATTACAGAACAAATAGGGCCAATCGCGAAGCTAGATAAAATACAATTCACGAATGGCTTACCAAAGACGCGATCTGGAAAAATTATGCGTCGTATTCTTAGAAAAATAGCCAGTAAGGACACCAGTAATCTGGGCGATACAAGCACCTTACTAAATCCGGAATGTGTTCAAGAGATCATGGATAATGTACTCTAA
- a CDS encoding response regulator transcription factor: protein MKYKILIVDDEPNIVMSLEYAFKKNDFEVFIARDGSEALELLKLRTPDIVLLDIMMPNVDGYQTLKHIKSTASLKATKVVFLTAKNKASDIEKGLNLGADKYLIKPFSVKKIVAEVLQLMT from the coding sequence ATGAAGTACAAAATTTTAATCGTCGATGACGAACCAAATATAGTAATGTCACTAGAATATGCATTTAAAAAGAATGATTTTGAGGTGTTTATTGCTAGAGATGGTAGTGAAGCATTAGAATTACTAAAACTTCGGACGCCAGATATCGTATTACTAGATATTATGATGCCGAATGTAGATGGGTATCAAACGTTAAAACATATAAAAAGTACAGCTAGTTTAAAGGCTACGAAAGTAGTTTTCTTAACGGCTAAAAATAAAGCTTCAGATATTGAAAAAGGGTTAAATCTAGGAGCTGATAAATATTTAATCAAACCTTTTTCAGTAAAAAAAATAGTGGCAGAAGTTCTGCAACTTATGACTTAA
- a CDS encoding DUF1361 domain-containing protein, with translation MTKILQHIKAHKRYKILVFLSLLGTVLLVGRVLYSHTIFFTFLLWNLFLAFLPLVFSKSLRYNQKINNSKFLTAVFLILWLLFIPNSPYIITDLKHVDNDYGIQVFDFLLILTFAINGLLMGVLSLLDIFHLLTHKFNTKVTHLVIFAICLLGGFGIFLGRFLRFNSWDILSRPDILFYSIFHTLFMKEAWIWTLIFGGFMWISFIAIKPLLHRKTL, from the coding sequence TTGACTAAAATACTCCAACATATAAAAGCCCATAAGCGCTATAAAATCCTAGTCTTCTTAAGCCTTTTAGGCACTGTATTATTAGTAGGCAGAGTTCTTTACAGTCATACTATATTTTTCACTTTTTTATTATGGAATCTATTTTTAGCTTTTTTACCCTTAGTTTTTTCTAAAAGCCTGCGCTACAACCAAAAAATAAATAATTCTAAATTTCTCACCGCAGTCTTTCTAATATTATGGCTTTTATTCATACCCAATAGCCCGTACATCATCACAGATTTAAAACATGTAGATAATGATTACGGCATACAAGTATTTGATTTTCTGCTCATTCTCACATTTGCTATAAATGGATTATTAATGGGGGTACTCTCTTTATTAGACATTTTCCATCTTTTAACCCATAAATTTAATACCAAAGTTACACACCTTGTAATATTTGCTATTTGTCTTTTGGGCGGATTTGGCATATTCCTTGGTCGGTTTTTGCGATTTAACTCTTGGGATATACTCTCTAGACCAGACATCCTATTTTACAGTATTTTTCATACCTTATTTATGAAAGAAGCCTGGATATGGACGCTAATTTTTGGTGGATTCATGTGGATTTCCTTTATAGCAATAAAGCCTTTACTACACAGAAAAACCTTATAA
- the kdsA gene encoding 3-deoxy-8-phosphooctulonate synthase — MNLDKIPQIKHTNSDNFFLLCGPCAIEGEDMALRIAERIVEVTDKLKIPYIFKGSFKKANRSRVDSFSGIGDEKALKILRKVSETFKVPTVTDIHEVTDAAMAAEYVDVLQIPAFLVRQTDLVVAAANTGKVVNLKKGQFMSPESMQHAVTKVTDSGNEQVVITDRGTMFGYKDMIVDFRGIPTMKAYAPVVLDVTHSLQQPNQTSGVTGGRPDMIETIARAGIVTGADGIFMETHYDPSIAKSDGANMLHLDHLEKLLTNLVAIRKTVNSLK; from the coding sequence ATGAATCTAGATAAGATACCTCAAATAAAACACACAAATAGTGATAATTTTTTCCTTTTATGTGGTCCTTGTGCCATTGAAGGTGAAGATATGGCACTGCGAATAGCGGAACGAATTGTTGAAGTTACTGATAAGTTAAAAATACCCTACATCTTTAAAGGTAGTTTTAAAAAAGCGAACCGTAGTCGTGTAGATTCTTTCTCTGGAATTGGAGATGAAAAAGCGCTAAAAATTTTACGAAAAGTATCTGAGACTTTCAAAGTTCCAACCGTAACAGACATCCATGAAGTAACTGATGCCGCTATGGCAGCAGAATACGTAGATGTCTTACAAATCCCTGCATTTTTAGTACGCCAAACAGATTTAGTGGTGGCTGCTGCAAATACAGGAAAGGTTGTAAATCTTAAAAAAGGACAATTTATGAGTCCTGAAAGTATGCAACATGCGGTAACTAAGGTAACCGATTCTGGCAATGAGCAAGTTGTTATTACAGATCGTGGTACAATGTTTGGCTATAAAGATATGATTGTAGACTTTAGAGGCATTCCTACCATGAAAGCATACGCTCCTGTTGTTCTAGATGTTACCCATTCTTTACAACAACCCAATCAAACAAGTGGTGTTACAGGTGGTAGACCTGATATGATTGAAACTATAGCCCGAGCAGGTATTGTTACTGGTGCGGATGGTATTTTCATGGAAACACACTACGATCCATCTATTGCAAAAAGTGATGGCGCCAACATGCTACACCTAGACCATTTAGAAAAGCTTTTAACCAATTTAGTAGCGATTCGAAAAACGGTGAATAGTCTCAAATAA
- a CDS encoding DUF4173 domain-containing protein, whose translation MNIYIKSILASLVFSVLLYSKTMGINLVILSLVIITLVLLEHKSQKETIKYALAYLFTALMVFLDPTHFKVFIHAVAFLIYVGKTIAPKNSLYLSWFIGLTNMVLASIHQLNNYLKKEDKKNAAVSSKTKTIFKALSITLGLIILFSLLYKKSNPVFSGLISLINFDFLSFPWLLFTVFGYFIFLHILKPYYPEKLIALDTEQDNTLKKSTPNFSLEQSKKLAEEYTLGSIIFIALNSLLFIFLITDFIYLIDANTSTNSEYSKSVHQGVYALLLSILCAIAIILYFFRGDLNFYTKSKHIKTLCYIWIAMNLILVLFTWYKNYTYVATLGLTYKRIGVFVYLLFILAGLCTTYLKVSKTKSFIYLIRSNVAVIFAVLFLSATIPWDNYITYYNLNTIKNVDLQYLIDLGDTNSIQLKKYSEVNKATIFQASISTKYSQFIKQEKEKSWQEYSIYSLIYR comes from the coding sequence ATGAACATTTATATCAAATCAATTTTAGCCTCCTTAGTATTTAGCGTACTGCTTTATAGCAAGACTATGGGAATTAACCTTGTGATCCTTTCTTTAGTAATTATCACCTTAGTACTCCTAGAGCATAAATCTCAAAAAGAAACCATAAAGTATGCCCTTGCGTATCTATTTACTGCTTTAATGGTCTTTCTAGATCCTACCCATTTTAAGGTTTTTATTCATGCTGTAGCATTTCTAATTTATGTAGGTAAGACTATTGCCCCAAAAAACTCCTTATACCTAAGTTGGTTTATTGGCCTTACTAATATGGTATTAGCTTCTATTCACCAGTTAAATAATTATTTAAAAAAAGAGGATAAAAAAAACGCTGCAGTATCTTCTAAAACTAAAACCATCTTTAAAGCACTAAGCATTACTTTGGGATTAATTATATTGTTTTCACTGCTTTACAAAAAATCTAATCCTGTTTTTAGTGGCCTTATTTCTTTAATAAATTTTGATTTCCTAAGCTTTCCATGGCTCCTATTTACGGTATTTGGATACTTTATCTTCTTACATATTTTAAAGCCTTATTATCCTGAGAAGCTAATAGCCCTAGATACCGAACAAGATAATACTTTAAAAAAATCTACTCCAAATTTTTCTTTGGAACAAAGTAAGAAATTAGCCGAAGAATATACCCTTGGCAGCATCATATTTATAGCATTAAATAGTTTGCTTTTTATCTTTCTAATAACAGATTTCATCTATCTGATCGACGCTAACACCAGTACAAATTCTGAATACTCAAAATCTGTACATCAAGGCGTTTATGCTCTTCTATTATCCATTCTCTGTGCTATTGCTATTATTTTATATTTTTTTAGAGGTGATCTTAATTTTTATACCAAAAGCAAGCACATTAAGACTTTATGTTATATCTGGATTGCCATGAACCTTATTCTGGTTTTATTTACGTGGTATAAAAATTATACTTACGTTGCCACTTTAGGGTTAACCTATAAAAGAATTGGCGTTTTTGTATACTTACTATTTATCCTTGCAGGCTTATGCACCACCTATTTGAAAGTTTCAAAAACCAAAAGTTTCATCTATTTAATACGATCAAACGTTGCTGTTATTTTTGCAGTGCTATTCTTAAGCGCTACAATTCCTTGGGATAACTATATTACCTATTATAATTTAAATACTATTAAAAACGTAGACCTACAATACCTTATTGACTTAGGAGACACGAATAGTATTCAATTAAAAAAGTATAGCGAAGTGAATAAGGCAACTATATTTCAAGCGAGCATTAGTACTAAATATTCTCAGTTCATAAAACAAGAGAAAGAAAAAAGTTGGCAAGAATACTCTATTTATTCTTTAATCTACCGTTAA
- a CDS encoding transcriptional regulator, with product MGLINNINKTFDHRIRLGMMSILMVNEYADFNMFKELLDVTDGNLASHAKALEKEEYIMVEKRFIGRKPNTRYSATPLGKTAFKKHIDALENLIKKF from the coding sequence TTGGGACTAATAAACAACATAAATAAAACATTTGATCATCGCATTAGATTGGGTATGATGAGTATTCTAATGGTGAATGAATATGCTGACTTTAATATGTTTAAAGAGTTGCTTGATGTTACGGACGGTAACTTAGCGAGTCATGCCAAAGCTTTAGAAAAAGAAGAATATATCATGGTAGAGAAGCGATTTATTGGAAGGAAACCAAATACGAGATATTCCGCCACTCCTTTGGGGAAAACAGCATTCAAAAAACACATTGATGCTCTTGAAAATTTAATTAAGAAATTCTAA
- a CDS encoding Coq4 family protein — MKSFIFEALYEISKKPYQKYFKKNKPWTITVQELIILPQDSLGFHLYCFLSKHSFELQPKLESHDIYHVLTNIGTTVPEEISMQYYLWGNGKKSLYLFLVISTGTLFYSSHFKTFLKAYKRGKNTLQFFQVDFQKLVHLPLHKIRNAFAIN; from the coding sequence ATGAAATCATTTATTTTTGAAGCGCTATATGAAATTAGTAAAAAACCATATCAGAAGTATTTTAAGAAAAATAAACCCTGGACTATTACTGTTCAAGAATTAATCATCCTACCTCAAGACTCTTTAGGGTTTCACTTGTATTGTTTTTTAAGCAAGCACAGCTTTGAATTACAACCCAAATTAGAAAGCCATGACATTTACCACGTGCTAACAAATATTGGTACTACAGTTCCTGAGGAAATAAGTATGCAATACTATCTATGGGGTAATGGAAAAAAGAGTTTATACCTATTTTTAGTAATCAGCACAGGAACGTTATTCTATAGTTCTCATTTTAAAACATTTCTCAAAGCGTACAAACGAGGAAAGAATACATTACAATTCTTCCAAGTAGATTTTCAAAAATTAGTACACCTACCTCTTCATAAGATCAGAAACGCATTCGCAATAAACTAA
- the typA gene encoding translational GTPase TypA, with protein sequence MSATKNIAIIAHVDHGKTTLVDKIMYHCQLFRENQNTGDLILDNNDLERERGITITSKNVSVVYKDTKINIIDTPGHADFGGEVERVLNMADGVLLLVDAFEGPMPQTRFVLQKAIDLGLKPCVVINKVDKENCTPEEVHEKVFDLMFELGAEEWQLDFPTVYGSAKNNWMSEDWKNETTNIEPLLDMVIEHVPTFEPKEGNTQMLITSLDFSSFTGRIAIGRLLRGGLKEGQQVSLVKRDGSIVKTKIKELYTFEGLGRLRVEEVKTGDICAIVGLEGFEIGDTVADIENPEGLKTIAIDEPTMSMLFTINDSPFFGKDGKFVTSRHIKDRLARELEKNLALRVNDTDSADKFLVFGRGVLHLSVLIETMRREGYELQIGQPQVIIKEIDGVKCEPVEQLTIDLPEEVSGRAVEMVSMRKGEMTSMEAKGNRMICEFLIPSRGIIGLRNQLLTATAGEAIMSHRFLEYQPMRGDIPQRQNGSLVSMEMGKSIPYSIDKLQDRGKFFVEPGEDIYEGQVIGENSRGDDMTVNITKTKKMSNVRSSGADDKAKIVPAIKFSLEEALEYIQKDEYVEVTPKFIRLRKIYLTENERKRNKIA encoded by the coding sequence ATGTCAGCAACAAAAAATATTGCCATTATTGCCCATGTCGATCACGGTAAGACTACCTTGGTAGATAAGATTATGTATCACTGTCAGTTGTTTAGAGAAAATCAAAACACAGGTGATTTAATATTAGATAATAACGATTTAGAACGAGAAAGAGGTATTACTATTACTTCTAAAAACGTTTCAGTAGTATATAAAGATACTAAGATTAATATTATTGATACTCCTGGTCACGCCGATTTTGGTGGTGAAGTAGAGCGTGTATTAAACATGGCTGATGGTGTTTTATTGTTAGTTGATGCTTTTGAAGGTCCAATGCCACAAACACGTTTCGTATTACAAAAAGCAATTGACTTAGGTCTTAAGCCTTGTGTAGTAATAAATAAAGTGGATAAAGAAAACTGTACTCCTGAAGAAGTTCATGAAAAAGTTTTTGATTTAATGTTTGAATTAGGTGCTGAAGAATGGCAACTAGATTTTCCAACGGTTTATGGTTCAGCTAAGAATAACTGGATGAGTGAAGATTGGAAAAATGAAACTACAAATATAGAGCCATTGTTAGATATGGTAATTGAGCATGTTCCAACTTTTGAACCTAAAGAAGGAAATACTCAAATGTTAATTACCTCTTTAGATTTCTCTTCTTTTACAGGTCGTATTGCGATTGGTAGATTATTAAGAGGTGGTTTAAAAGAAGGACAACAAGTTTCTTTAGTAAAAAGAGATGGTTCCATTGTAAAAACAAAAATCAAAGAACTTTATACATTTGAAGGTCTAGGTAGGCTTAGAGTAGAAGAAGTAAAGACTGGTGATATTTGTGCGATAGTTGGTTTAGAAGGTTTTGAAATTGGTGATACTGTTGCTGATATAGAAAATCCAGAAGGATTAAAAACAATCGCTATAGATGAACCAACAATGAGTATGTTGTTTACGATTAACGATTCTCCATTCTTTGGTAAGGATGGTAAGTTTGTAACTTCTCGTCATATTAAAGATCGTTTGGCGCGTGAGTTAGAAAAAAACTTAGCATTACGTGTTAATGATACAGATAGTGCAGATAAGTTTCTAGTATTTGGTAGAGGTGTATTGCACTTATCGGTATTAATTGAAACAATGCGTCGTGAAGGTTACGAATTGCAAATTGGACAACCACAAGTTATTATCAAAGAAATTGATGGTGTTAAGTGTGAGCCTGTAGAACAATTGACTATTGATTTACCAGAAGAGGTTTCGGGTAGAGCGGTAGAAATGGTTTCTATGCGTAAAGGTGAAATGACAAGTATGGAAGCTAAAGGTAACCGTATGATCTGTGAGTTTTTAATTCCATCTCGTGGTATTATTGGCTTAAGAAACCAATTGTTAACTGCAACAGCAGGGGAGGCTATTATGTCACACCGTTTCTTGGAGTACCAACCAATGAGAGGAGATATTCCTCAAAGACAGAATGGTTCATTAGTTTCAATGGAAATGGGAAAATCTATTCCTTATTCTATTGATAAATTACAAGATAGAGGTAAGTTTTTCGTAGAGCCAGGAGAAGATATCTACGAAGGTCAGGTTATCGGAGAAAACTCTAGAGGTGATGATATGACAGTGAATATCACAAAAACTAAAAAAATGTCTAACGTACGTTCTTCAGGAGCAGATGATAAGGCAAAAATTGTACCTGCAATTAAGTTTTCATTAGAAGAAGCTTTGGAATATATTCAGAAAGATGAGTATGTTGAGGTGACTCCTAAGTTTATTCGTTTAAGAAAAATATACTTAACTGAAAACGAACGTAAGCGTAATAAAATAGCATAA